One window of the Arthrobacter sp. D5-1 genome contains the following:
- a CDS encoding ABC transporter ATP-binding protein, which yields MLSVQQLQINGRRDDLLPATSLQVRRGELLLVAGEGQDQRTALALALSGRMKPSNGVLSWDTTTKTKKIRLASALVDSPGVNEPEQHLSVRDLVTEDLSLIPRRYRGALLSKPWLKVNSFEDIAGLWIEQIPATRRLELLTALALADPATDLLVVDSPDRHSADPAAWLPRLQALASDAGRPLAVVAVVGALPENWTGAAAVIGNSVMHPPEPEAEGPHSETKPAAAVEPKAKHAAEPVTEEPETLETPAAPQAAVDPESENLQRTAK from the coding sequence GTGCTGTCCGTACAGCAACTCCAGATCAACGGCCGCCGGGACGATCTCCTGCCGGCAACGTCACTTCAGGTCCGCCGCGGCGAACTTCTGCTCGTTGCCGGAGAGGGCCAGGACCAGCGGACCGCTTTGGCGTTGGCCCTGAGCGGCCGCATGAAGCCCAGCAACGGCGTCCTCAGCTGGGACACCACCACTAAAACCAAGAAGATCCGGCTCGCCAGCGCCCTGGTGGATTCCCCCGGCGTCAACGAACCCGAGCAGCACCTCAGCGTCCGTGACCTCGTCACCGAAGACCTCTCCCTCATCCCCCGCCGCTACCGCGGCGCGTTGCTGAGCAAACCGTGGCTGAAGGTCAACAGCTTCGAGGACATCGCGGGACTCTGGATCGAACAAATTCCCGCCACCCGCCGGCTCGAACTCCTGACCGCACTCGCCCTCGCGGATCCGGCCACGGACCTCCTCGTGGTGGACTCCCCCGACCGCCACAGCGCAGATCCCGCAGCGTGGTTGCCCAGGCTTCAGGCTTTGGCGTCCGACGCCGGGCGGCCGCTTGCCGTGGTCGCCGTCGTCGGTGCCCTCCCGGAGAACTGGACCGGAGCCGCCGCGGTGATCGGCAACTCCGTGATGCATCCACCCGAACCGGAGGCGGAGGGCCCGCACTCCGAAACCAAGCCAGCGGCCGCCGTCGAGCCTAAAGCCAAACATGCTGCCGAGCCGGTGACTGAAGAGCCGGAAACACTCGAAACTCCAGCGGCGCCCCAGGCGGCCGTCGACCCCGAATCCGAAAACCTCCAAAGGACTGCAAAGTGA
- a CDS encoding NAD(P)/FAD-dependent oxidoreductase: MTAETSREFDVIVIGAGAVGENVADRVVRGGLTAVIIESELVGGECSYWACIPSKALLRPGNVLHAAQVVPGASEAVTGVVDAQAALKNRDWFTNNWQDGSQVEWLDSAGIELIRGRGRITGPREVQVDGLDGNSYALKAHHAVVVATGSTPTIPDIDGLKDVPFWTTRGATAAKEIPRRFTVLGGGVAGVEMAQAFARLGSDVTLIARGRLLSSYPEEAATLVMAGLRADGVTVHVHTDVERTQKNDDGTVTVAFDGKTVTADKLLVASGRHPALANLGLENVGVEPRNGKPLRVTTDASGLVEGPASDGTSGLWLYAAGDAAGKVLLTHQGKYEARATGDAIVARANGKLQGTPKPWSPWAHTANDHAVPSVVFTDPEVASVGPSLEQALLQGRNVTGVELPINVSGSQLHSPDYKGWAQIVVDEDRQVIIGATFVGPGVAELLHSATIAIVGEVKLDRLWHAVPSYPTISEVWLRLLEKYGL, translated from the coding sequence ATGACTGCCGAGACCTCCCGGGAATTCGATGTAATCGTGATCGGCGCGGGCGCCGTAGGGGAAAACGTGGCGGACCGGGTGGTCCGCGGCGGCCTTACGGCGGTGATTATCGAGAGCGAGTTGGTGGGCGGCGAGTGCTCCTATTGGGCCTGCATCCCTTCCAAGGCACTTCTTCGTCCCGGGAACGTGCTCCACGCTGCCCAGGTGGTGCCCGGCGCGAGCGAGGCTGTTACTGGAGTGGTTGACGCCCAAGCTGCGCTGAAGAACAGGGATTGGTTCACCAACAACTGGCAGGACGGCAGCCAGGTGGAGTGGCTGGACAGCGCGGGCATCGAGCTCATCCGTGGCCGCGGCCGCATCACGGGCCCGCGCGAGGTCCAGGTGGATGGCCTCGACGGTAACAGTTACGCGCTCAAGGCACACCATGCCGTGGTGGTCGCGACCGGCTCCACCCCCACCATCCCGGACATTGACGGCTTGAAAGATGTCCCGTTCTGGACCACCCGCGGAGCCACGGCAGCGAAGGAAATTCCCAGGCGCTTTACCGTGCTCGGCGGCGGCGTAGCGGGCGTGGAGATGGCGCAGGCATTCGCCCGGCTCGGCTCGGACGTGACCCTGATTGCCCGGGGTCGTTTGTTGAGCAGCTATCCGGAAGAGGCGGCCACCCTGGTGATGGCCGGACTCCGCGCCGACGGCGTCACCGTTCACGTCCACACCGATGTGGAGAGAACACAGAAGAACGACGACGGCACAGTGACAGTCGCGTTCGACGGCAAAACTGTCACCGCTGACAAACTGTTGGTGGCCTCAGGCAGGCACCCCGCACTGGCCAATCTGGGCTTGGAGAATGTTGGCGTCGAGCCCCGGAACGGCAAGCCGCTCCGCGTCACGACCGATGCCAGCGGCCTGGTTGAGGGCCCGGCCAGCGATGGCACCAGCGGACTCTGGCTGTATGCCGCGGGGGATGCCGCCGGCAAGGTCCTTTTGACCCACCAGGGCAAGTACGAGGCCCGCGCTACCGGTGACGCGATCGTGGCAAGGGCCAACGGCAAGCTCCAGGGCACACCGAAACCGTGGAGCCCGTGGGCCCATACTGCCAACGATCATGCCGTGCCGAGCGTGGTGTTCACCGACCCCGAGGTTGCCTCCGTGGGGCCCAGCCTGGAGCAGGCCCTCTTGCAGGGAAGGAACGTCACTGGCGTGGAACTCCCCATCAACGTGTCCGGTTCCCAACTGCACTCCCCCGACTACAAGGGCTGGGCCCAGATCGTGGTGGATGAGGATCGGCAGGTGATCATCGGCGCCACCTTCGTGGGCCCCGGCGTTGCAGAACTCCTGCACTCAGCCACCATCGCGATCGTGGGCGAGGTGAAGTTGGACCGCCTCTGGCACGCCGTTCCTTCATATCCGACCATCAGCGAAGTATGGCTGCGGCTACTGGAAAAGTACGGACTCTAA
- a CDS encoding FAD-binding oxidoreductase has product MKTTVFERNVPQTAVVSHALEGAAHRPFWIDDLKDSATHYPQLDGDAAADLVIIGGGYTGLWTALRAKERDPGRTVILLEAEQVAWAASGRNGGFCEASLTHGHENGKNRWPGELEILDRLGMENLDRMQEAVEKYGMDCDWERTGELNVAVEPHQVAWLQGDDSPGSVFLDQEAIRAEVNSPTYLAGRWHKDSVAMVHPYKLGLELARVAAELGVVIHEGTRVRELKDHDSGVTVVTERGNVEAGYVVLGTNVFPSLLKRNQLMTVPVYDYALMTEPLTAEQLESIGWSKRQGIGDVANQFHYYRITKDHRILFGGYDALYFWGRRVDQRHEYQPETWERIASHFFTTFPQLEGLKFTHKWAGPIDSSTQFCAFFGTARKGRVAYAAGFTGLGVGATAFAADVLLDLLAGLDTERTRVEMVRKRPLPFPPEPLASLGINLTRWSMDRADHNQGKRNLILKALDAVGLGFDS; this is encoded by the coding sequence GTGAAGACCACCGTTTTCGAACGGAATGTCCCGCAGACCGCCGTCGTATCCCACGCGCTGGAAGGTGCCGCCCATCGGCCCTTCTGGATCGACGACCTGAAGGACTCAGCTACTCATTACCCACAGCTCGACGGCGATGCTGCCGCCGACCTCGTGATCATCGGCGGCGGATACACCGGCCTGTGGACAGCACTTCGCGCCAAGGAACGTGACCCTGGCCGGACGGTGATCCTGCTGGAAGCAGAACAAGTTGCCTGGGCGGCGTCCGGCCGTAATGGCGGCTTCTGCGAGGCGAGCCTGACCCACGGCCACGAGAACGGCAAGAACCGTTGGCCCGGCGAGTTGGAGATCCTGGACCGTCTGGGCATGGAGAACCTGGACCGCATGCAGGAAGCCGTGGAGAAATACGGCATGGACTGCGACTGGGAGCGGACCGGTGAGCTCAACGTTGCCGTCGAACCCCATCAGGTGGCGTGGCTCCAGGGGGACGACAGCCCCGGCAGCGTCTTCCTGGACCAGGAGGCCATCCGGGCAGAGGTCAATTCCCCTACGTACTTGGCGGGACGTTGGCACAAGGACTCCGTGGCGATGGTCCACCCGTACAAACTCGGCCTTGAACTGGCGAGGGTGGCAGCGGAGTTGGGCGTGGTGATCCACGAAGGAACGCGTGTGCGTGAACTCAAGGACCATGATTCCGGCGTCACCGTGGTCACGGAAAGAGGCAACGTAGAGGCCGGGTACGTGGTCCTTGGCACCAACGTGTTTCCGTCCCTGCTCAAGCGGAACCAGCTCATGACTGTTCCGGTGTACGACTATGCGCTCATGACCGAACCCCTGACGGCAGAACAGCTGGAGTCCATCGGGTGGAGCAAACGCCAGGGAATTGGCGATGTTGCCAACCAGTTCCACTACTACCGCATCACCAAGGACCACAGGATTCTTTTTGGCGGGTACGATGCTCTCTACTTCTGGGGCCGTCGCGTGGACCAGCGGCACGAATACCAGCCGGAGACCTGGGAGAGGATCGCCTCCCACTTCTTCACGACGTTCCCGCAGTTGGAGGGACTGAAGTTCACGCACAAGTGGGCCGGTCCCATCGACTCGAGCACGCAGTTCTGCGCGTTCTTCGGTACAGCGCGGAAAGGGCGCGTTGCGTACGCGGCTGGTTTCACGGGGCTGGGAGTGGGGGCCACAGCCTTCGCGGCGGACGTCCTCCTGGACCTGCTGGCCGGCCTCGACACCGAGCGCACCCGGGTGGAGATGGTTAGGAAACGGCCGCTTCCCTTCCCTCCCGAGCCGCTGGCCTCCCTGGGCATCAACCTGACCCGCTGGTCCATGGACAGGGCCGACCACAATCAAGGAAAACGGAACCTCATCCTCAAAGCGCTCGACGCCGTCGGGCTGGGTTTCGACTCCTGA
- a CDS encoding sulfurtransferase, producing the protein MGEDLRPFVDWDWCKENAGKVVLADSRWYLDGSSGKDAYDRGHLPGAVFMDLDQWLSGPASPEAGRNPLPDPNVFAEGMRRAGINDSDTVIAYDDAGGVIAARLVWMLRSTGHNAAILNGGMAAYQGELTTQAPSPRMGDFSAQAWPAHLLADISEASSATYLRVDARNRDRFDGLRDPVDPRPGHIPGAVNVPCRGNLDSTGHLIPELQVRANFELAGVLSAEGVVSYCGSGVTACHNLLAMEHVGMGHGRLFVGGWSQYSRAQEMPEATLSPGL; encoded by the coding sequence ATGGGAGAAGATTTGAGGCCTTTCGTCGATTGGGACTGGTGCAAGGAGAACGCTGGAAAAGTCGTTCTTGCCGATTCCCGCTGGTATCTGGACGGATCCTCCGGGAAGGACGCCTATGACCGCGGCCATCTTCCTGGTGCTGTTTTCATGGACCTTGACCAATGGTTGTCCGGGCCGGCGTCTCCTGAAGCCGGGAGGAACCCGTTGCCCGACCCCAACGTGTTTGCCGAAGGCATGCGGCGTGCAGGGATCAACGACTCGGACACGGTGATCGCCTACGACGACGCCGGCGGAGTCATCGCGGCCAGACTCGTGTGGATGCTCCGGTCGACAGGACACAACGCAGCGATACTGAACGGCGGCATGGCCGCTTACCAAGGCGAACTCACCACGCAGGCACCTTCACCACGGATGGGGGACTTTTCGGCCCAGGCCTGGCCAGCGCATCTACTGGCGGATATCTCCGAGGCCTCGTCTGCCACGTACCTGAGAGTGGATGCGAGGAACCGTGACCGCTTCGATGGACTCCGGGATCCCGTGGATCCCCGTCCCGGACACATCCCCGGTGCCGTGAATGTTCCGTGCCGCGGGAACCTCGACTCCACGGGACACTTGATCCCGGAACTGCAGGTTCGCGCGAACTTCGAGCTTGCCGGCGTTCTGTCCGCAGAGGGCGTCGTCTCCTACTGCGGCTCTGGAGTAACGGCCTGCCATAACCTGCTGGCCATGGAGCATGTGGGTATGGGCCATGGGAGGCTGTTCGTCGGCGGGTGGTCCCAGTACTCCCGTGCGCAGGAGATGCCAGAGGCGACGCTGTCACCGGGGTTGTGA
- a CDS encoding ABC transporter ATP-binding protein yields the protein MSHLLQIENFTLGFPGRPPLLDSVSLHVNDGEAVALVGESGSGKSLTTRAALGLFPGGAQSSGVVSVKGLDTLTASKQRLMELRRGHASMIFQDPRAGINPVRTVGDFLTETLVRFDGLSRAEATERAVKQLEQVGLRRAKELMDQHPHQLSGGMLQRVMIAAALLNSPDLLLCDEPTTALDVTTQAGIVRLLREEQQSRGMGMLFITHDLNLAAGLCERVYVLRRGEVVEHGPTQAVFLTPQQDYTRQLVEATPVIEVGSGSALAAAPGHEPAGSPLLEVSWLSKSYHLPGGEVISALENAHFSLPEGGSLGIVGESGSGKSTLARLVLGLETATAGELTLRGVTRPHRPLKASERKVLAKEVQIVFQDPYLSLDPRIAVGNAVADVFRLHQKQGRKEAKDSARDLLARVGIGSERFDAKPRALSGGQRQRVALAKALAARPRLLVLDEATSALDVSVQAQVLELVEELRDQLGLTILFVTHDLAVVSRLCSELIVMHQGRIVEQGLTARILEDPGDEYTRNLIASRPRPLWDVQPVIA from the coding sequence ATGAGCCACCTCTTGCAGATTGAAAACTTTACGCTTGGGTTTCCGGGCAGGCCGCCGCTGCTGGACAGCGTTTCCCTGCACGTGAACGACGGCGAAGCAGTCGCCTTGGTGGGGGAGTCCGGCTCAGGCAAGTCCCTGACCACCCGTGCCGCGCTGGGGTTGTTTCCCGGTGGTGCACAGTCCTCCGGCGTCGTGTCCGTGAAGGGCCTCGACACCCTGACGGCCAGCAAGCAGCGGCTCATGGAGCTGCGCCGCGGACATGCCTCGATGATCTTCCAGGACCCCCGGGCAGGCATCAACCCGGTCCGGACCGTGGGGGACTTCCTCACTGAAACACTCGTGCGGTTTGACGGCCTGAGCCGCGCCGAGGCCACAGAACGCGCAGTGAAACAACTGGAGCAAGTGGGGCTTCGGCGGGCCAAGGAACTCATGGACCAGCACCCGCACCAACTTTCCGGCGGCATGCTCCAGCGCGTCATGATTGCTGCGGCCCTCCTGAACTCGCCGGACCTGTTGCTGTGCGACGAGCCCACCACCGCCCTGGATGTCACCACCCAGGCCGGGATTGTGCGGCTCCTGCGCGAAGAACAACAGTCCCGCGGGATGGGCATGCTGTTCATCACGCATGATCTCAACCTGGCTGCGGGCCTGTGTGAGCGCGTCTATGTTCTCCGTCGCGGGGAAGTGGTGGAACACGGACCAACCCAGGCTGTTTTCCTGACGCCCCAGCAGGACTACACACGGCAGTTGGTGGAGGCGACTCCTGTCATAGAGGTGGGGTCTGGCTCCGCCTTGGCTGCGGCTCCCGGGCATGAGCCGGCAGGGTCTCCTTTGCTGGAGGTCTCCTGGTTGTCCAAGAGCTACCACCTGCCCGGCGGAGAAGTCATCAGCGCCTTGGAGAACGCCCATTTCAGCTTGCCTGAGGGCGGGTCCTTGGGCATCGTGGGCGAGTCCGGTTCCGGGAAGTCCACGCTCGCCAGGCTGGTGCTGGGGCTTGAAACCGCCACAGCAGGCGAACTCACCCTTCGCGGAGTCACCAGGCCACACCGGCCGCTGAAGGCATCCGAAAGGAAAGTGTTGGCCAAGGAAGTACAGATTGTTTTCCAGGATCCGTACCTGTCCTTGGATCCCCGGATCGCTGTTGGCAATGCTGTTGCCGATGTTTTCCGGCTGCACCAAAAGCAGGGACGCAAGGAAGCCAAGGACAGTGCACGCGACCTCCTGGCAAGGGTGGGGATCGGGTCCGAACGGTTCGACGCCAAGCCCCGGGCCCTCTCTGGCGGACAGCGTCAACGTGTCGCCTTGGCCAAGGCCCTTGCCGCACGACCCCGCCTGTTGGTACTGGACGAGGCCACCAGTGCGTTGGACGTCTCCGTCCAGGCCCAGGTGCTCGAACTCGTGGAGGAACTGCGTGACCAGCTTGGACTGACCATCCTGTTCGTCACCCACGACCTGGCCGTGGTGTCACGCCTCTGTTCTGAGCTCATCGTGATGCATCAGGGACGGATCGTGGAGCAGGGGCTCACGGCACGAATCCTTGAGGACCCTGGAGATGAGTACACGCGGAACCTCATCGCCTCCCGTCCCCGGCCCTTGTGGGACGTCCAACCGGTCATTGCCTGA
- a CDS encoding TetR/AcrR family transcriptional regulator, with translation MSTTEPVPTGPAEKKLRPGRTNATKQRLFEASMELIGERGAAGVTVDEIAAAAGVSKGTVYYNFGSKSDLIAQLLRHGVDIMLVRLQDVRGQASDPLESMNNMVGQAMEFMDDYPSFARLWVSENWRTPGEWSAVFAELRAELLAVIGSAVESVASGYKVNESIARGSLEAAIFGAIFVVGLDRQTYNPERTREQSVDAVMTIMHGYVIK, from the coding sequence ATGAGCACCACCGAGCCCGTCCCCACCGGTCCTGCAGAGAAGAAACTCCGCCCCGGCCGCACCAACGCCACCAAGCAGCGCCTGTTCGAGGCCTCCATGGAATTGATCGGCGAGCGCGGCGCCGCGGGGGTCACAGTGGACGAGATCGCGGCGGCGGCTGGTGTCTCCAAGGGGACCGTCTATTACAACTTCGGCAGTAAGTCGGACCTGATTGCCCAGCTGCTTCGGCACGGTGTGGACATCATGCTGGTCCGGCTCCAGGACGTTCGCGGACAGGCCAGCGACCCCTTGGAATCCATGAACAACATGGTGGGCCAAGCCATGGAATTCATGGACGACTACCCCTCCTTCGCCCGCCTGTGGGTCAGTGAAAACTGGCGCACGCCCGGCGAGTGGAGCGCCGTATTCGCCGAACTCCGGGCTGAGCTCCTGGCCGTGATTGGTTCGGCCGTGGAAAGCGTTGCGTCCGGGTACAAGGTCAACGAGTCCATTGCCCGGGGTTCACTGGAGGCAGCGATCTTCGGAGCGATCTTCGTGGTGGGACTGGACCGTCAGACGTACAACCCGGAACGGACCCGCGAGCAGAGCGTCGACGCCGTGATGACCATCATGCACGGATACGTCATCAAGTAG
- a CDS encoding ABC transporter permease gives MTLAIQLPQAGLRRYGSLLSPMAWGALAVAAAVVLLSLFAPVLAPYDPDYVDLNNVLAGPSGQHLLGTDALGRDLLSRLMHGGRTSLLGPTIVVIGSTVLGLLLGLVAGWSEGWLGKVLGRLFDLLFAFPALLMAMLAIALFGKGLLAPILAMTIAYVPYVARLAQSLVVAERSRPYVQAYRVLGFRTPWVVLGRVLPNLIPTVGAQSTLNFGYVLADLAALSFIGLGVQPPTSDWGAMIEESRGALLGGYLLPAFWPAVVVVLVVVAVNVIGEEISDRIGGKIS, from the coding sequence ATGACGTTAGCCATCCAGCTGCCACAGGCGGGGCTTCGCCGTTACGGCAGCCTCCTGTCACCCATGGCGTGGGGCGCGCTTGCCGTTGCCGCCGCCGTCGTACTTCTTTCCCTGTTCGCCCCGGTCCTGGCGCCGTACGACCCGGACTATGTAGACCTCAACAACGTTTTGGCCGGTCCCAGCGGGCAGCATCTGCTGGGTACGGATGCCTTGGGCCGCGATCTCCTCAGCCGGCTCATGCACGGTGGTCGGACGTCGCTGCTGGGGCCCACCATCGTGGTGATCGGATCCACTGTCCTCGGATTGCTGCTTGGCTTGGTGGCTGGCTGGTCGGAGGGCTGGCTGGGCAAGGTTTTGGGCCGCCTTTTTGATCTCCTCTTTGCTTTTCCCGCGCTGCTCATGGCCATGCTTGCCATCGCCCTGTTCGGTAAGGGGCTCTTGGCGCCCATCCTGGCCATGACCATTGCGTACGTTCCGTACGTGGCCCGGCTCGCGCAGTCATTGGTGGTGGCCGAACGCAGCAGGCCGTACGTCCAGGCTTACAGGGTGCTCGGTTTCCGAACACCCTGGGTGGTGCTGGGACGGGTTCTCCCCAACCTCATTCCCACTGTTGGGGCCCAATCGACCCTGAATTTCGGCTATGTGCTGGCAGACCTCGCGGCGCTCTCCTTTATCGGGCTTGGGGTCCAACCGCCCACCAGCGACTGGGGCGCCATGATCGAGGAATCCCGCGGCGCCCTGCTGGGCGGCTATCTCCTGCCTGCCTTCTGGCCCGCTGTGGTGGTGGTCCTGGTGGTGGTGGCCGTCAACGTCATCGGCGAGGAAATCTCAGACCGCATTGGAGGAAAAATTTCATGA
- a CDS encoding YhgE/Pip domain-containing protein, whose amino-acid sequence MTVLRLARSELKRMTGGLLPKLTILALTMVPLLYGAVYLYANWDPYGNLNQIDAALVVEDTGATSSDGTELQAGRKVADSLVEGHVFNWKPVSSAEDADAGVRTGEYAFALRIPKDFSANLVSPGSFDAANQAMLHVTTNDANNYLLSTIVDKLTTAVHSTVAKEVGEETANQLLTGFGTIHASIVKAADGASELATGVTKLSDGATTLHGGTTELVAGADQLVAGQTKLRDGAVQLNTGASQLSSGLTELKNKTATLPADSRKLADGAAQVAAGNAELNAKVQDVVGQLEAADKGLRNRVVESNARLVAAGVLTQEQAAKVLADFDAAAASSPVTDAKAKISGDAAKIQQLSDGSAAVSAGAAKLAGATPTLTDAISKAAAGAGQLNTGAATLAAGQQTALDGAAKLDDGARQLDDGASQLASGAVTAADGSHTLATELAKGAGDIPNPNDEQKSSVSKVIADPVAVDNVSQAKAGSYGAGLAPFFLTLALWIGVFMLVQAMRPITQRALASNAPAWKIAVGGWLPFFVVSVLQATILTLVVNLGLGLNPAHPIGMWLFMLAAVMAFSAIIQGIVALMGTPGKFVVLILLVLQLVSSGGTFPWQTTPMPLHVVHEVLPMGYVVTGMRHLIYGGELSMIWPTVLGLLGYTLLGMALSTLAVRKHKVWTLKTLKPEIAV is encoded by the coding sequence GTGACTGTTCTGCGGCTCGCCCGCTCCGAACTCAAGCGCATGACCGGCGGGCTCCTGCCCAAGCTGACCATCCTCGCCCTGACGATGGTCCCGTTGCTGTACGGCGCCGTGTACCTCTATGCGAACTGGGATCCGTACGGCAACCTGAACCAGATCGACGCCGCGCTGGTAGTGGAGGACACGGGAGCAACGTCGTCGGACGGCACCGAACTGCAGGCCGGCCGGAAAGTGGCCGACAGCTTGGTGGAGGGACACGTCTTTAACTGGAAGCCGGTCTCCAGCGCCGAGGATGCAGACGCCGGTGTCCGTACGGGTGAGTACGCCTTCGCGCTGCGCATCCCCAAGGACTTCTCCGCCAACCTGGTCTCGCCCGGCAGCTTCGACGCCGCCAACCAGGCCATGCTGCACGTCACCACCAACGACGCCAACAACTACCTTTTGAGCACCATCGTGGACAAGCTCACCACGGCGGTTCACTCCACAGTGGCCAAGGAGGTGGGTGAGGAAACGGCAAACCAGCTCCTCACAGGCTTCGGAACCATCCATGCCTCCATCGTCAAAGCCGCGGACGGAGCCTCGGAACTGGCCACGGGCGTGACGAAGCTGAGCGACGGCGCCACAACCCTCCATGGCGGCACCACCGAACTGGTGGCCGGCGCCGACCAACTCGTGGCCGGTCAAACCAAACTGCGGGACGGTGCTGTCCAGCTCAACACCGGGGCCAGCCAGCTGAGCTCAGGCCTCACGGAGCTGAAGAACAAGACGGCGACGCTGCCTGCGGACTCCAGGAAACTCGCCGACGGCGCCGCCCAAGTAGCCGCCGGAAACGCCGAGCTGAACGCCAAAGTCCAGGACGTCGTCGGGCAGCTCGAAGCGGCAGACAAAGGCCTCCGTAACCGGGTGGTCGAGTCCAACGCGCGGCTGGTCGCGGCCGGTGTGCTGACGCAGGAGCAGGCCGCCAAGGTCCTGGCGGACTTCGACGCCGCCGCGGCATCGAGCCCCGTGACGGACGCGAAGGCCAAGATTTCCGGCGACGCCGCCAAGATCCAGCAACTCTCGGACGGCTCTGCTGCCGTGAGCGCCGGAGCTGCCAAACTCGCCGGCGCCACGCCAACACTCACCGACGCGATTTCGAAAGCCGCCGCAGGTGCCGGACAGCTGAACACCGGCGCAGCCACACTGGCCGCCGGACAGCAGACCGCTTTGGACGGCGCGGCCAAGCTCGACGACGGTGCCCGCCAACTGGACGACGGTGCAAGCCAGCTAGCCAGCGGCGCAGTGACCGCAGCCGATGGTTCACACACCCTTGCCACCGAGCTCGCCAAGGGGGCGGGAGACATCCCCAACCCGAACGATGAACAGAAGAGCAGCGTGTCCAAGGTGATTGCTGATCCCGTGGCGGTGGACAACGTCTCGCAGGCGAAGGCAGGCTCTTACGGCGCCGGACTGGCACCCTTCTTCCTGACCCTGGCACTGTGGATCGGCGTGTTTATGTTGGTCCAGGCCATGCGGCCCATCACCCAGCGGGCCCTGGCGTCGAACGCCCCTGCCTGGAAAATCGCCGTCGGAGGCTGGCTGCCGTTCTTCGTGGTCTCGGTGCTGCAGGCCACCATCCTCACTCTCGTGGTGAACCTTGGCCTGGGCTTGAACCCCGCACACCCCATCGGCATGTGGCTGTTCATGCTGGCCGCAGTGATGGCCTTCAGCGCGATCATCCAGGGCATCGTGGCGCTGATGGGGACACCCGGCAAGTTCGTGGTGCTGATCCTGTTGGTCCTGCAGCTGGTGTCCTCGGGAGGAACGTTCCCGTGGCAAACCACCCCCATGCCGCTGCACGTGGTGCACGAGGTCCTGCCCATGGGCTACGTGGTGACCGGCATGCGGCACTTGATCTACGGAGGTGAGCTCAGCATGATCTGGCCCACTGTCCTGGGCCTGCTTGGATACACTTTGCTGGGAATGGCGTTGTCCACGCTCGCCGTCCGCAAGCACAAGGTGTGGACCCTCAAGACGCTGAAGCCGGAGATCGCAGTATGA
- a CDS encoding ABC transporter permease, translating into MTATEQVQAANTPGAPSHKRDKRRAVRPAVYIVKKLLALVLTLFVASVAVFFSRFLVPGDPARFLLRGRSPKPEALEEITRQFGLDKPAWEQYLNWLGGILHGDWGRSLTYRQDVSDVLLGRLPTTLQLVALAAVFITVLGLFAGIVASLNKGFSDRFILITLTAAGAVPPFVAAIALVALFSVGLGWFPSFGSGDGGWDRIWHLTLPALALGITYIAMVARVTRSSMNEQLLREHVEVATSRGLTRGSVMARHVLRNALGPILTVSGVLVAGLLVSSAIIERTFGLSGIGQLLVQSIDRLDFGVVQAIVMVVVAAFVLVNTVVDLVQPLIDPRIAAGTESR; encoded by the coding sequence ATGACCGCTACAGAACAAGTCCAGGCTGCCAACACGCCGGGCGCTCCCAGCCACAAGCGGGACAAACGCAGGGCGGTCCGCCCGGCGGTCTACATCGTGAAGAAGCTGCTTGCCCTGGTGCTGACGTTGTTCGTTGCCTCCGTGGCCGTGTTCTTCTCCCGTTTCCTGGTCCCCGGAGACCCTGCCCGCTTCCTGCTCAGGGGACGCAGCCCCAAACCCGAGGCACTGGAAGAGATCACCCGGCAGTTCGGCTTGGATAAGCCGGCCTGGGAACAGTACCTGAACTGGCTCGGCGGCATCCTGCACGGGGACTGGGGCCGCTCACTGACCTACCGCCAGGACGTCTCCGACGTCTTGCTCGGCCGGCTGCCCACCACCCTGCAACTCGTCGCCTTGGCCGCGGTGTTCATTACTGTCCTCGGCTTGTTTGCCGGGATCGTCGCCAGCCTTAACAAGGGTTTCAGCGACCGCTTCATCCTCATCACGCTCACTGCGGCCGGGGCTGTTCCTCCGTTCGTTGCGGCCATTGCCCTGGTAGCGCTCTTCTCCGTGGGGCTGGGCTGGTTCCCCTCCTTTGGAAGCGGCGACGGCGGATGGGACCGGATCTGGCATCTCACCCTCCCGGCGCTCGCGTTGGGCATCACCTACATCGCCATGGTTGCCAGGGTGACGCGGTCCTCCATGAACGAGCAATTGCTCCGCGAACACGTGGAGGTGGCCACCAGCCGTGGACTCACCCGTGGGTCCGTGATGGCACGCCATGTGCTGCGCAACGCCTTGGGGCCCATCCTGACCGTGAGCGGCGTGCTCGTGGCCGGACTCCTGGTCTCCAGCGCCATCATCGAGCGGACCTTCGGCCTCTCCGGCATCGGGCAACTCCTGGTGCAGTCCATCGACAGGCTCGACTTCGGTGTTGTCCAAGCGATCGTCATGGTGGTGGTTGCAGCGTTCGTCCTGGTCAACACCGTGGTGGATCTCGTCCAACCCCTCATTGATCCGCGGATCGCGGCCGGAACGGAGTCCCGATGA